Genomic segment of Syntrophomonadaceae bacterium:
CCCTCAGTTGTAGGCATTACAAGGGCCATTACTTGTTCTTTATTATCTCTTCTATTTTTATATACTTTTTTCCAGTTAAGTTCATTATACTTTGTATTATTAAAATAACGATAGGCCGGTGACCAGTAAAACTCACGACTAAATACCTGGTACTGTTCATTCCCTTCAGGGAACCATCTTCCCATAAAGTGTTGATCTTTTAACCAACATAATAATTCCTCTGCTTTCTCTTCTTTTATTAAGTAACTTCTTATTTGATACCAAAGGCGTTTATATGGGGTTTCATATTTATCTCGCCCTATAGGTACAGGTTCCTCCCAGGAAGGATGGGCTTCCAATACTAGCCATTCATTTTTTTTATTATAAGTAACAGTTATTAACGATTGTGGATCAGGAAGATTATCAGCTTTTATTACCCAGTTTTCATTTGTATCAACCCAATCAACATACTCCTCTAATATCCTGATAATATTCTCCTGAGGCAATTGCAAGTTTGAATTTACAACGGTCGGATCAATATTTCTAACAAATGGTTCCCAAGGTCCTTGATACCATACTTTTCCCTTTCTGTCATTATAAGAATCTATCATTTTATAATTATCAGAAAGGCGGGCCAAGATTTCATAAAAAGATAGCCATTGATATTTTTTCCCAATTCTTTCCGCTTTGTTTCTATATCTATCACCACTACTTGCATTTCGATCAAAGCGACCATGTTTTTCAACGTCGTATCCATATTTGCTGAAAATCAATTGACAAGCATAATTACTTAAGTCATTAGGGTCAAACTTATTCCAATTATGTACTGCACTCTGAAATATATAGCGACCAAAATCACCATATCCGCCAACTCCTCGTCCATATTCAGTTACCATTGAACTTAATATTTCATTTTGCCCCCAATAATAATCTTTGAAGTTTTCCGCTTTGTAATCATATCTATAAGAATCTATTTCATCATTTGTCGGAAAAGTAGATGGAAAAGTACTTTTATATGGAGGACGAATTATCTTCATATCTTCAAGATTTATGTGTCCTTTATATTGCGCATATTCAACAATATTTCTTGCATAGTCTCTCACTAATATATTTGGATATACTTCATCCTTACTAAAAAAACTTTCAACGATATAGCGTGAAAGATTTCCTAAGCCCTCCAGGTTATCTGAGCGTAAAACAGCACCGTATGCAGCAGCAAAGACACGCTCAGATACATAAGGGTCGTTGACTTCTTCAAATGCTGATAAGAGTTTTATTATCGTTGTTAAATTATTTTCCAACAATACAACCAGTGCCTTAGTTGCCGAATCACGGAATAGTATATTTGTACTGGTAAAAAGCCATGCAAGAGCCATAGCTGCCAATAAACGTGAATCTGTCGACAAATACGATTTGTCGTCATTTAATTTTGCCCAATTAATAAGCCTATTCATGGCGGTTCCTTCGTGGTCCTGGTCATGAAGATAAGTAGTCCAGATACTATCCCTTTGTGCTAAAGTATGTTTCATTAAATATTGATGAAAACTATCTGCGTTGTAAAAATGATAGGGGTCTGTAGAAACCGAATACACTACCTGAAAGAATAAATCACGCGTATACTCATAAGGAAGAAGGTATTTATTTACATATTTTTTTGTGTTTTCCTTTATTGATTCCGGCTTTCTCCAGATTAAGCTATTTATAAACGATTCTTTAACCGATATAAAAGCTTTTTGTTGTTCATCAAGTAATTCATAAAGTTCTTTCCCTGTTCTTTCAGGTATCTGAATTGATAGAGCTTCCAATATTCCTTGTTTAAGATTTGAACTGTCAATACAACAGGCTAGCTTTCCATTATTTTTGAAGATTGTTTCCAAATTGTCATTGTCAAGATTAATGTCCAGTAAATAAGAAGCCGTAAGATGATCTTCAAATCGCTCATAAGCCAGATAAACAAATTCTTCATATTTCCCTCCCTCAAACCAGAATAAATTTTTTGATAATACACCTTCTGATATGAGGGCATCAAGAAAGCGACGTTTATTGCTATACTTGGATAAAATTCTGTCGGCTATATCAAAAGCATCTTCATATGTAACGAAATCAAGACCATTTTTTAATTTATGTTCTACTAATCCGTCAATAACCATATGGACAATTTTCCGCCTTGGCGGATAATCAAAAAGCGAGGGGCTCGAAAGCTTATTATCAATGCTTTCAATGAAAAAATCTATAATGCTACTAATACCTCCATAACCTTTCGGCATTTTAGTTAACCCTGAACGGTATAACCCCTCACAAAACAATTTAAGAAATAAAGGGTTACTAAATTCGGGGTGAAGCAATGGGATACTCGGTTGTTCAATACCATATTGTGTAAAGAAGAAACTAGAAGCATAATGTTCAACACCTTCAAAACCCAAATGATCAAGTTTGATGATTTTGTTGTCAGATATCAAATCCTCGGGTATAAGCAATCTTTCATAAGATGAACGGATGCTAAGGACTAGTCCAAGCCAAGGATATTTTTTAAATTCATTCACAAATCCTCTTATGTGTTCAGTCCAAAAATACTTACCTCTACCCTCGTTTATTGCATCGATGATAAATAGGAGTCTTTCTCCTTGAGCCTCTGCTTTAGCATTTAAAGCACCTAACAACTCGCTTTCATTACATTTAACCCTGAGTAAATTACGAAGAATCTGTGTCCAGGGAGATTCCTCTGTAGAGAAATGCTGCCCCAAAACGAACATACATGCCTTATTTCCTCTTATCTTGTTTATTGCTACATCAGCCAACAAATGTGATTTACCAATACCAGCAGGCCCGGAAAGCAAGACTCTGGGGAAATTTGCTAATGCTATTGATGTTCCTTGAATAAAACTAGAGAATTCATATAATGCTCTCCATAGTTTATTTATTTCATACTTAGAATAGTTATTTAATTCTTTACTTTCATTTTTATTTTCATCTATATATCTCTCGCATTGGGAGAGAGCTATTTTAATAGTATTTATATTTTCTTCTAATGAAGATGTATCAATTGGGATGATTCCCATTTTTTGCGATAACAAGTATCCAGATTCGAGGTTATCTTTAGCGTCTATTATTTTATTTAATTCATCTACGGTTGGTAATCCAGACAATTTACTTAAAGCTTTATTAATAGTTAACAGCAATTCATGAAATTTCTCTTGCATATATATTCGGTAAGAATCATTTCTACTTATAAAATCGAATGCCTTTGCAATTTCCAATTTAATATTTAATTCAGGAGTATAACGTTTTCCTAAATTATTTACACTGTTTTCAACATGAGTTTTGAACCATTCATCTGAAAATTCCTCCTGAGAAAACCAGAACAGTGTTCTACCAACATGCTTTTCTTGGGACAGTCTATGGATGAGTTCGGAACTCCCCCAATACTCAAAATCAATCTGTCTCCCTTTATTTTGGGCGTAATCAGTCCATTCCTGCACTTTTTCATTCCATCGATCCATAAACCACATTTGGTTATCCCGTCTGGGGTCCTGCCTGTCCAAAGGAATACAAATATAGTATTTCTTAAGATTGGGATGTGTTCTTAAAGCAGTTTCATACGATTCTTTCAATTGATTCCACTGCGGGTTACCTATTGAAGTAAAATACTTAGCTTGCCAACCATACTCATCTCCGTTGTTTAAAACGCAATATGCTTCAACTCCACCATCTGGAGCAGCAATACGGTAGAACCCCTTTTTATTAGGTATTTCTTCTTCTCTAGCCAGCTGGCATACTAACTCTTCAAAGGCATTATTCTTTGAGTTATTAAATGATCTTATATTATTCCAATCAATAGCCATATACCTTTCTCCTTAGAATTTACTAACTTGCATTTATTAGACTAGCTACTTCATTATATAGATTTATAAGGTGCTCAATAGTGAGGTCAAGGATTGGTTCGTACATAAACGAGTTCAGATGGATGTTTGAACTGACTGTAATGTTGACCTTTTCTAAGGTACGAATAGCAGGTGCTGATGGATCCAATAATGAAAACTCCTTGATGAGATATCCAAATTGAGCATTAGAACTACACCAGTATTCCTGATCGTTTTTTTGTATTCGAAGCTTGTCAGTCATCATTATCTCAGCTTTAATCCGTATCGCCATACATAGCAATACTTTATTCTCGAGGTTTAACCCATCATGCATGCCTAAACTGCAAATTTCATCAGCCTTCTGAAATAACAAATTTTTCAAAATGGTATGATTATCTGTTGGATAATTTGTTCCGAACAGGTTGTTGTATATGTTCAGATAATCCCCTACAGTAATATGATCTGTTTCCCTCTTCCAATGAAGAAGACTGGTGAGTTTAATATAATCAGAGTGGCTTTCTCCTTTGGTATATTCAATCAAATTACGTGTGAATGGAATGGATGCACACAAAATAACATTATCGCTATGAATGTTATTTTTCCACTTGCCAATAAAATAATTTTTTACTCCCTCTGCTTTTGCAAGACAGATAGATGTGTCATTTTTGATGGTCATTAGGCATCTGTCACGATGCACAAATGTGGTTGCTAGTGTTCGGAAAAAATCATAGTTGTGAGTTAATATTATCTGATGAAAATTATCGGTATTGGTTAAATCTCTTAAGTATTGAACGATGGCATGTTTATTCTTGTAGTCAAATGAATCTGCAATATCATCGAAAACAAATAGTGTCTCCTGACTATTCAACTTCCTTGATTCGACTTCAAAAATGAAGTTTAGAAGATATAAAGCTCGTTTTTCTCCTTGGCTTAGTGTTTTCAGTTCAGAGCGTGACCATTCAACAGAGTCATTACCGTCTTGAAAAATAAATCTTAATTGTGCATTCTCTTTTCCTAGTGCAACTTCTGTCTGATTTGCAATAAACAAGGTAAATGGCATATCTACAAAGCGATCATTAAAAAGATCTACAGCTTTTGTCCATCGGGGTACAACTTGCGAAGCTGCAACCTCAATACTTTGAAGTTCATCTTTGTTTAGATTATATGTCCTAAAATATGCTTCGGCATCAGGGCTTTTCTGGACATAATAAGCCCAAAGATTCTGACGAAACTGCGATTGTTTCTCTGGCTTTAAATTATCGAGAAGGAACTCTACCTGGGTATAAGTCAGATTCTCAATTAGATCAACTAAAGCCTGGGTTTGTGCGTTTTTTGCTAGGTTATTTCTAAGTTTTTTTAGTGTCTCGTCAGTATCAATTCTTTCTAAAATTCGTTTATGTTTCAGATCAAGCTCATCTTGACTAATAGAAGTTTGATCGCCCCTGAGGTGAACACGATGCCCGCCCTTAAAGAATCCCTGTTTTTTTAACGTTTCAAATGATGTTTCTGCTTTTATTGGATTAAAAATACCTTTTGTATAAATTGAGTCATCACTGTTGAAGAGTTCCTGGTAACGATTATTAAACTCATTCGCTTTTGATACAAACTCCTGGCTATTCAGTATCTCAATGGCTTTAGGATCAAAAATGGTTGCATATTCATAAGGTTCTAATTCATCCTCAACCGAATGCTCCAATGTTTTTGCTATGCAAATCGGGAAATCTCTTGTATCAAAATCCTTAAGAATTAGTTGTTCGATATCATTTTTTTTAACTTTCGATAACTTCTGAAGGGCACCTATAAGTTTATTTTTCATCTTATCAAGCTCAATAATAAGTTCATCGTATCTTGCCTTATTCTCAGGATTAACAAGTATGTTTGTTATAGCAGGGGTTTCGGATTTAATGTCTATTTCCGACTTTAAGACATAAATTGCTTCTTTCGAAATGGGGCTTTCATTTAATTCGATTATACATGTTGTTGGTCGGTTATATCGTTCTTCTTTAGGTCGTTCGCCCTTTGCGATATCTTCGAACGTCTTAGTAAAAGAAGTCTTCATTGATCCATTGGGAGCATAGATAGCGTAAGCTTTGGCTTTAGGATTCCCTGTACTATTGTTAAATTCGAAATTGTGCTCGAATTCCTTTATGCCATAGCAGTTTTTTAAAATAACTTTTAGCATACTCATAATACCTTCCATTCGCGTAATTATTCATATAACAGACAACTTGCCTAACTTCATAAATTCATCTCATGCTCCGCAACTTCCCATTAAGATATTGACATAGCTCTACCCATTACTACTATCCTACATAATCCGAATATTTTCCAGGGGAATTGTGTCGTAATTTGTCGTTGCCAAATAAGATGTATAAAAAAGTCGCACTTCTGCTTTTTACTCTTGATACTTATCTATATAAAAAGAGAACGCCAGCTTAAAAGCCGACATTCTCTCATCATTGTCCATTCTCAAATTTGCCCCAAACTGCGTAATATGGACATGCCTAAACACTCTATTCAAACCACTGTGTAAACATGCCTACACACTCCATATCCAATACAACCGAAACATCAATTTTATCTTTCAAAACCTTATTCCTGAAATCATCGCCATCTGTTGTGAAAGTAGTGTATCGCGCAAAGTGCTGAAAACTCAGGATTTCTACGTATCTTTCCTTTGCATTCCTACCACGCACTCTGTATGATGCGTATGTGGAAACATATCCACTGGCTGGACAGTACCAAGGGAATAGTTTTTAGCGGCCAAATAGTGGAGGTCCCTGGCCAGGGTTGCTGGGTTACAGGAAACGTATACGATCCGCTCTGGTTCCATGTTGATGACTGTTTCAAGCACCTGGTGGCTGCAGCCTTGCCGGGGCGGGTCTAGCACCACGACTTTCGGGCGGACACCCTGGTTGTATAGGTCTGGCAGAATGGTTTCAGCCTCTCCTGCCAGGAAACTGACGTTTTCAATCCCGTTTAGTCTGGCGTTTTTTTTCGCATCCTCTACAGCTTTCTCGAAAGTCTCCACTCCATAAACCAGACCGGCGCTTTTAGCTAAAAATAAGGATATGGCGCCCGTGCCACAGTAGACATCTACAGCCGTATCATTTGTACTTAGCCCAGCCGTTTCCTCAACCAGGTTGAAAAGTTTTTCGGCCATAATTGAATTGACCTGAAAAAAAGAACCGGGTGAAATCAAAAACTGAAAATCTCCGACCAGTTCCATGATCTGGTCCCTTCCGCTGAGCAGAATATTGTTTTCGCTTAACGGCAAAGCAGAATCCCGGTCTGTTACATTTTGGATAACTGAGACAAGCTCTGGCCTGTCCTCTGTTAAGGCCGCAGTTATGCCTTGCAGAGAAAGGGAAGCAGACGTGGTTACCAGCACCAGCATCATTTCGCCGGTGGCTAACCCCTGGCGGAGTAACACCCCATCCAACTGACACTTGCCATTTTCAAAAAGACTGTCTCTTATTTTCCCGGTATTAACTAGCTGCTCCAATTCCAGCGCCAGGCCGACCATGTTTCTGGGCAGCAAAGCGCACTCGATATTTCCTCCCAAAGTATGGGAGGCTGCTTGGAAAAAACCCAATTTAATATTTCCCTTATCTGATGTCACATGAAAGTAAGCCTTGTTGCGGTAATGCCACGGGTTGTCCATGCCGATAATTGGCCTCAGGTGATAGCCATCCAGTTTCCCAATCCGGCGCAAGGCCTGATCCAGTTGTTCGGCCTTTATTTGCAGTTGCTTGCTGTACTCAATGTGCTGGTAGTGACAGCCCCCGCAGAGGGTAAAATCGCTGCAGTAAGGATCTATCCGGGCCGGCGATGGACGAATAACATGAAGAAGACTGGCTCTGGCAAAATTTTTTTTAACTTCAGTCACCTTACAGGAAACTTGCTCACCGGGGACGGTGTCAGGAACAAAAACTACAAATTTGGCTAGCCGGCCTACCCCTTCTCCCCGGTACCCGGTGCCTTCAATATCAATATTGATCACATCTCCTGGCCGCAATAGCGAAATCACGAACTGACCACCAACCTTTGATTTTTAAGCAAACTTTCCCAGCAGCAACACTGCGAGCATCAATGCGTTCCATGTTCCGTGGGCAGCGATAGCTACATATAGGTTCCTGCTTCTGTTAAAAAGCCATGCCAAAAACATCCCGCCCACGGCCAAGGGGATAAACCGGAACAAATCCATATGAACCCCGGCAAAAAGAACTCCATTAAGAATTATTGCTGCTGTCGGCCCCACCCTCTCCCGCATGGCAGGAAACAGCAAACCTCTAAACAATAGCTCTTCGGCCAAGGGGGCAACTACGACCGCAATCAGTATTCCCGCACCCAATTCAACCGGTCTTTGGGCAGCAAGCAGAACCTCAGCAAAAGCCTGGGGTTTTGGAGGAATTGGCAAAAATTGTTGCATTACCATGCCGGAAATAATTACGGCGATAAAAATACCTGTTCCCCAATATATCCCCGGGCCAAGACCTTGAGAAAACATTGGCAAGCCTAACCCTAAATCCTTCAAGGAGAGCCGGCGGCTAAAAAACACCAGGCCTACCATACCAATAACTACCAGCGACTGCCATACAGTAAGGATAAAAAAACGCCAAATTGCCGGCCAGGGTTTAATTGCTACATTAATTAACGGAGCAGTAATGGTAATAATAATAGCTATTAAGGCCATCAGGATAACGGCCTCTTTTAAGCTGACCCAGGAAGACGGCAGCTCTTTGTCTTCGTTCATGCAAGCCCTCCCAATAATAATTACATTATTTATATGACAATTCATATGACAAAAAGCAGTATAATCCTGCCAGCATCCTGGAACCGGAATAAAAAACTTAAAGAAAAAATTAAAAAATAAATAAACCATCAGGAAGAAGAACATAATAAGGCTGACATAGCCGCTACTTATTCTAACATTCCACCCGGCGGTTTTAATTATGTTTTCTGCGCTTATAAAAACTTATCTCAGATTGGGAGGCAAGGAGAAGAGCCATGGAAATACTGTTTATCTCTCTAGTTATAGTTTTCGGTGCAGTTGGGCTAGGCCTGATAGCTTACCGGCTTTTTTTAGCTAGCCCCGCCAGAAAACCCCACGAGCATACCATGTTGGGGGAGGAAAACTATTACCTGCCCCCGGTCTACGGCGAAGATGAGCTGGTTGCTCTGGTAAAGGATCCGTACTGGATTTATGCCTACTGGGAAGTAACGGATCAAACACGCCAACACTTCAACAAGGTCTATGGGGACGGTATGTGGGAGATCTCTACACCACTCCTGCGGGTATATGACCTGACTGAATCGGGAGCAGCCGTCACCCTGGATGTTCCCTTCACTGACCTTCCAATTAACCCCTTCGCCGATAACTGGTACATTAATGTCGGGCAGCCAAATCATACTTATTGCCTTGATTTGGGACGCTTATTACCTAACGGGGTTTTTGTAACTGTATTGCGTTCCAATACCGTTACAACCCCTAGCGACCGGGTTTCAGATATCATTGACCCGTTGTGGCCCCCCGTTGAGGCTATCTGGCGCACCTTTGGCCGCAGCGTGTCCGGAACACCCGAGATACAACCTTCCGGTTTAAGCTCACCTGTCTTGCTTCACGGCATCAGCAGTGAAATAGTTTTAAAAGTTAAGGAGTGATCCTGTGTCAAAAGGCTACCTCTGCTTGGTTCTTCATGCCCATCTGCCCTATGTAAGGCACCCGGAAGATGAGCATGCCCTTGCCCAGCGATGGCTTTACGAAGCAATCACGGAGACTTATCTCCCGTTGATCATGGCGATGGAAAATTTGGAAAGAGACGGGGTTGACTATCGGCTTACTCTATCTTTAAGTCCCCCGCTGATCTGTATGCTGGCCGATTCTCTGGTCCAATCCAGGTATCTAGACCACTTGGAAAAACTTAAGCGGTTAGCCGACCAGGAAGTTAAGCGGACAAAGGGAGAGCCTCATTTCAATTACCTTGCGAGGACTTACCAGGATTTTTTTCACAGGTGCCATGAGGTTTATCATGATCGCTACAACAACAACCTTTTATCCGCATTTAAGCGGCTAATGGATTCAGGCAAACTGGAGTTAATAACCTGTGCGGCAACCCATGGATTTTTGCCTTTAATCGGGATCCGGCCGCAGGTGGTAAAAACTCAAATCAGCATAGCAGCAGAAGTATTCGCGAGGAATTTTGGTCAACTCCCAAAAGGCATGTGGCTTCCGGAGTGCGGTTATGCGCCAGGTATAGACGAAATATTACGGGACTTTGGCATCAGATATTTCTTTGTGGATACTCACGGCATCTTATTTGCCGCACCTCGCCCAAGATACGGCATATTTGCTCCAATTAGCTGCCCGAAATCGGGAGTAGCAGTTTTTGGTCGTGATGTGGAATCTTCCCTGCAGGTTTGGAGCTCACAAGAGGGTTATCCCGGAGACTTCGATTACAGAGAATTTTACCGTGATATTGGATTTGACCTGGATTACGAATTAATTAAAGAATATATTCATCCAGAAGGCATCCGGCTTGACACCGGCATCAAATATTATCGCATCACCGGCAAAACCAATCACAAGGAGCCCTATCACCCTGATTGGGCCAGGGAAAAAGCCGCAATTCACGCCGGCAACTTTCTTTTTAACCGGGAAAAACAAGTCGAATACTTGGCGGCCAATATGGATCGCACCCCAATTATTGTAGCTCCTTATGACGCCGAATTATTCGGTCATTGGTGGTTTGAAGGACCTCTTTGGCTTGAATTTCTGCTGCGGAAAACCGCTTTTGATACTAATATGGTTAAGACAATCACCCCCAGCGAATACCTCAATTTATATCCGGTTAACCAGCCTTCCACACCATGCATGTCCAGCTGGGGGAGCAAAGGATACAATGATGTTTGGCTGGATAGCAGCAATCACTGGGTTTACCGCCACCTCCATCAAGCTGCAAAACGGATGACTAAATTAGCGACACAGATGCCGAATTCAACCGGTCTGGCGAGGGAAGCTCTTAATCAAGCGGCAAGAGAAGTCTTGTTGGCTGAAAGCAGTGATTGGGCCTTTATCATGAAAACCGGCACCATGGTCGATTATGCCTGTAAACGTACTGTTAACCATATTGGCAGGTTTTCCAGGCTC
This window contains:
- a CDS encoding DUF1957 domain-containing protein produces the protein MSKGYLCLVLHAHLPYVRHPEDEHALAQRWLYEAITETYLPLIMAMENLERDGVDYRLTLSLSPPLICMLADSLVQSRYLDHLEKLKRLADQEVKRTKGEPHFNYLARTYQDFFHRCHEVYHDRYNNNLLSAFKRLMDSGKLELITCAATHGFLPLIGIRPQVVKTQISIAAEVFARNFGQLPKGMWLPECGYAPGIDEILRDFGIRYFFVDTHGILFAAPRPRYGIFAPISCPKSGVAVFGRDVESSLQVWSSQEGYPGDFDYREFYRDIGFDLDYELIKEYIHPEGIRLDTGIKYYRITGKTNHKEPYHPDWAREKAAIHAGNFLFNREKQVEYLAANMDRTPIIVAPYDAELFGHWWFEGPLWLEFLLRKTAFDTNMVKTITPSEYLNLYPVNQPSTPCMSSWGSKGYNDVWLDSSNHWVYRHLHQAAKRMTKLATQMPNSTGLAREALNQAAREVLLAESSDWAFIMKTGTMVDYACKRTVNHIGRFSRLHHEVSNGCIDESFLAEVKEKDNIFPDLNYQVYS
- a CDS encoding DUF4912 domain-containing protein → MEILFISLVIVFGAVGLGLIAYRLFLASPARKPHEHTMLGEENYYLPPVYGEDELVALVKDPYWIYAYWEVTDQTRQHFNKVYGDGMWEISTPLLRVYDLTESGAAVTLDVPFTDLPINPFADNWYINVGQPNHTYCLDLGRLLPNGVFVTVLRSNTVTTPSDRVSDIIDPLWPPVEAIWRTFGRSVSGTPEIQPSGLSSPVLLHGISSEIVLKVKE
- the rlmD gene encoding 23S rRNA (uracil(1939)-C(5))-methyltransferase RlmD, with amino-acid sequence MISLLRPGDVINIDIEGTGYRGEGVGRLAKFVVFVPDTVPGEQVSCKVTEVKKNFARASLLHVIRPSPARIDPYCSDFTLCGGCHYQHIEYSKQLQIKAEQLDQALRRIGKLDGYHLRPIIGMDNPWHYRNKAYFHVTSDKGNIKLGFFQAASHTLGGNIECALLPRNMVGLALELEQLVNTGKIRDSLFENGKCQLDGVLLRQGLATGEMMLVLVTTSASLSLQGITAALTEDRPELVSVIQNVTDRDSALPLSENNILLSGRDQIMELVGDFQFLISPGSFFQVNSIMAEKLFNLVEETAGLSTNDTAVDVYCGTGAISLFLAKSAGLVYGVETFEKAVEDAKKNARLNGIENVSFLAGEAETILPDLYNQGVRPKVVVLDPPRQGCSHQVLETVINMEPERIVYVSCNPATLARDLHYLAAKNYSLGTVQPVDMFPHTHHTECVVGMQRKDT
- a CDS encoding CPBP family intramembrane metalloprotease: MNEDKELPSSWVSLKEAVILMALIAIIITITAPLINVAIKPWPAIWRFFILTVWQSLVVIGMVGLVFFSRRLSLKDLGLGLPMFSQGLGPGIYWGTGIFIAVIISGMVMQQFLPIPPKPQAFAEVLLAAQRPVELGAGILIAVVVAPLAEELLFRGLLFPAMRERVGPTAAIILNGVLFAGVHMDLFRFIPLAVGGMFLAWLFNRSRNLYVAIAAHGTWNALMLAVLLLGKFA